The proteins below come from a single Rosa rugosa chromosome 2, drRosRugo1.1, whole genome shotgun sequence genomic window:
- the LOC133730916 gene encoding uncharacterized protein LOC133730916, with protein sequence MASILYTAWAILNCMNNLIFKHLQASPTSCVFQAFLLSSSYLKANPKTSNPNVSKFFHIKWQPPNVNQVKLNFDGSVRNGMATIGFVILNEDGNPLFAANRKLGHTSVLVVEATALRDSLHTALLHQHPNLVVEGDSKLLTDCVQGRCQIPWRIRTLVNDIKALTLHFQSIIFSHIFQEANFIADRLALAAHTFTNPYVWFFCLPLLVSPAFQLNQLGEGVCRGFVF encoded by the coding sequence ATGGCTTCAATTCTCTACACTGCTTGGGCTATTTTGAACTGCATGAATAATTTAATCTTTAAGCATCTTCAAGCTTCTCCTACTTCTTGTGTTTTTCAAGCTTTTCTGCTAAGTTCTAGTTATCTTAAGGCTAATCCTAAAACCTCTAATCCAAATGTTTCAAAATTCTTTCATATCAAATGGCAGCCTCCTAATGTGAATCAAGTTAAGTTGAACTTTGATGGTTCTGTTAGAAATGGGATGGCCACTATCGGCTTTGTAATCCTCAATGAGGATGGTAATCCTCTGTTTGCAGCTAACAGAAAGCTTGGGCATACTTCGGTTCTTGTGGTGGAGGCAACGGCTTTACGAGACAGTTTACACACTGCTCTTTTACATCAACATCCCAATTTAGTTGTGGAAGGAGATTCCAAGCTCTTAACTGATTGTGTTCAAGGTAGATGTCAGATACCTTGGCGCATCAGGACTCTAGTTAATGACATCAAGGCGCTCACTCTTCATTTTCAGTCGATCATTTTCAGCCATATCTTTCAGGAGGCCAATTTTATTGCAGATCGGTTAGCTTTAGCAGCTCATACTTTTACTAATCCTTATGTATGGTTCTTTTGTTTGCCCCTTTTGGTGTCCCCAGCGTTCCAGTTAAATCAGTTGGGAGAGGGTGTTTGTAGAGGCTTTGTCTTttag